AATGCAAGCTAATGGCGTTTCTGAAAACCCAGAATAGAGAGCTGGATTAGTCAAAATTCCATTTGCAGACATGACACCTTGACATTGGAcattttcatacatatattttgcATCTCGTAAACTTTTAACATCTCCATTAGCAATCAAAGGTAGCTGGATAGAGTCTCTGACAAGTTTCAACCCCTCTAGATCAATTGATTCGTTACGCATTTGTGGTGTTCTCGCATGAACGGTGATGAAAGATAAACCTGCTTTCTCTAATGTCTGACAAAACTCTACAGTCTTATGAATTTCTTTGAGTAACCTAATTTTGACGGACACTGTAAAAGGATGAGGTATTCGATTTCGAACTTGTAGTACTAAGTCTTTAACTAGTTGAGGTTTAGTTAACAAGTCCACACCGTAGCCATCTTTTATAGCCCACCGCTGCGGGCATCCACAATTTAGATCCACCCCACCAACATACCTGTTGACAAATAAAAACTTCAAGTAAATGCAGTGAACAAAGACATGAACCCCATTATCTCTCACACACTTTGTACAAAATCTCTCATTTTGAGCTTAGGATTATCCTTTCATCATAACAATCTTGTAAATACTTACGGTGCGACCATTTCAGCTGCTCCAACGAAATCACCAACTGTTTTTGCTGCAAACTGAGCGATCAGTGGTATGTCATTTTGGTGTGTAGTGAATTCATTGTTGCGG
The Neodiprion fabricii isolate iyNeoFabr1 chromosome 1, iyNeoFabr1.1, whole genome shotgun sequence DNA segment above includes these coding regions:
- the LOC124180395 gene encoding tRNA-dihydrouridine(20a/20b) synthase [NAD(P)+]-like isoform X1 — protein: MMTDILELLQEPRMTKVCAPMVRYSKLQFRTLVRKYNCDLCFTPMIMADSFVQSAKARNNEFTTHQNDIPLIAQFAAKTVGDFVGAAEMVAPYVGGVDLNCGCPQRWAIKDGYGVDLLTKPQLVKDLVLQVRNRIPHPFTVSVKIRLLKEIHKTVEFCQTLEKAGLSFITVHARTPQMRNESIDLEGLKLVRDSIQLPLIANGDVKSLRDAKYMYENVQCQGVMSANGILTNPALYSGFSETPLACIQDWLDITSSIPTHFICMHHHLVFMLEKILPKKERCYFNNLQTKESVFEFIDNYYGMKPKTSIESSELIECQYNTRPGKYFKEVLSNCDNEISEDFMENIFLDI
- the LOC124180395 gene encoding tRNA-dihydrouridine(20a/20b) synthase [NAD(P)+]-like isoform X2 → MYYSDLLQFRTLVRKYNCDLCFTPMIMADSFVQSAKARNNEFTTHQNDIPLIAQFAAKTVGDFVGAAEMVAPYVGGVDLNCGCPQRWAIKDGYGVDLLTKPQLVKDLVLQVRNRIPHPFTVSVKIRLLKEIHKTVEFCQTLEKAGLSFITVHARTPQMRNESIDLEGLKLVRDSIQLPLIANGDVKSLRDAKYMYENVQCQGVMSANGILTNPALYSGFSETPLACIQDWLDITSSIPTHFICMHHHLVFMLEKILPKKERCYFNNLQTKESVFEFIDNYYGMKPKTSIESSELIECQYNTRPGKYFKEVLSNCDNEISEDFMENIFLDI
- the LOC124180395 gene encoding tRNA-dihydrouridine(20a/20b) synthase [NAD(P)+]-like isoform X3, whose protein sequence is MIMADSFVQSAKARNNEFTTHQNDIPLIAQFAAKTVGDFVGAAEMVAPYVGGVDLNCGCPQRWAIKDGYGVDLLTKPQLVKDLVLQVRNRIPHPFTVSVKIRLLKEIHKTVEFCQTLEKAGLSFITVHARTPQMRNESIDLEGLKLVRDSIQLPLIANGDVKSLRDAKYMYENVQCQGVMSANGILTNPALYSGFSETPLACIQDWLDITSSIPTHFICMHHHLVFMLEKILPKKERCYFNNLQTKESVFEFIDNYYGMKPKTSIESSELIECQYNTRPGKYFKEVLSNCDNEISEDFMENIFLDI